The genomic segment TTCCAAAACCACTTATATCAAATATTACAAGTTTATTAAAAAAGCCATTTTCTACATCTTCTAAAAAAGATTTTCTATTTGGTAGTAAAATCTCATCATTTTTACTCTCTTTATTTACCACATTTAGCCCCTTTTAAAATGAAAAGAGATTTTTAATCTTGGTTATCATTTATCCAAGATGTAATCCCACCTTTTAAACTATAAAGTTCTCCTTTGTAACCAGCTTTTTTTAATTTTGAAATAGCCTCTTTACTTTTAAGTCCTATTGTACAAATCAATACAACTTTTTTTGTTTCATCTATCTCATATGCTCTGTTTAGCAAATCTTCAAATGGTATATTTTTTGAATTATAAATATTTTTAGCTTGAAAATCGGTACTAATTCTAACATCAATTAACAAAATTTGTTCTTTTTTATCAATTAACTCTTTTAAATTTTCGCCACTTAACTCTTTAAATTCAATCTCTTTTCCAATATCTTTTAATCCACAAAACTCTTCATAATCAATGAGTTCTTTTATAGTTGCATTATCTCCACAAACTTTACAATTTTCATCTTTTTTTATTTTATACTCTTTAAAATCCATTTTTAAAGCATTTAAAGTAAGTAATCTTCCTTTTAATGTTTCCCCTATTTCTAAAACTGTTTTTATAGTTTCACTTGCTTGAATAGTTCCAATAATTCCAGGTAAAACTCCTAAAACTCCAGCTTCTGAGCAAGATGGAACAAGTCCAGCTTTTGGTGGTTCTGGAAAAATACATCTATAACAAGGGCTATTTTTATCTGTATTAAAAACTGTTGATTGCCCTTCAAATCTAAAAA from the Aliarcobacter cryaerophilus ATCC 43158 genome contains:
- the moeB gene encoding molybdopterin-synthase adenylyltransferase MoeB; the protein is MSETSKQARLSQEEINRYSRHLILPEVGLKGQLKLKNSKVLVVGTGALGSPVLLYLSAAGIGTIGIIDFDTLDESNLQRQIIHSTNEIGNPKVNSAKTRINAINPNIEVLAYNDKLTSQNALEIIKNFDIVVDGTDNFQTRYLINDACVFLNKPFVYGAIFRFEGQSTVFNTDKNSPCYRCIFPEPPKAGLVPSCSEAGVLGVLPGIIGTIQASETIKTVLEIGETLKGRLLTLNALKMDFKEYKIKKDENCKVCGDNATIKELIDYEEFCGLKDIGKEIEFKELSGENLKELIDKKEQILLIDVRISTDFQAKNIYNSKNIPFEDLLNRAYEIDETKKVVLICTIGLKSKEAISKLKKAGYKGELYSLKGGITSWINDNQD